The region GCTGGCGCGTGACCATCGCCGGCGTCGAGCGCGCGATGTGCTGTCCCGGCTGTGAAGCGGTGGCGCAGAGTATCGTCGACAACGGTTTTTCGGACTACTACGGCACGCGCGAGGGTTTTGCGGCGACCGCTGCAGCGCAGGATCTGGTGCCGCCGGAGTTGCAGTTCTATGACAGCGAGCCGCCGGATCACGACGCCGGTGCTAGTGCCGGTGCCGATACCAATGCCGATACTGACATCAGCGAGACCGACTACACCGTCTCCAACATCCGCTGCGCCGCCTGCATCTGGCTGATCGAACGCCGCCTGGCGCGTCTGCCGGGCGTGTACAGCGCCCAGGTCAATGCCGTCAGCGAACGCCTGCAGGTGCGCCGCGATGCGCGGATCTGCAAGACCAGCGACATTCTCGCGGCGTTGCGGGCCATCGGCTACGCCGCTTATCCCTACGATCCGGTGCAGCACGGCGAACAGCTCGAACGTTCGCGCAAGACCTTGTTCCGGCAACTCTTCATCGCCGGGCTGTCGATGATGCAGGTCATGATGTACGCCGTGCCGGCCTACCTGGCGGGCGAGGGCGGCATGGATGCCGACATGGCCGGCCTGATGCGCTGGGCCGGGTTGTTACTGACCCTGCCGGCGCTGGTGTATTCGGCGCAACCGTTCTTCCGCGGCGCCTGGCGCGATATCCGCAACTGCGCGCCGGGCATGGATGTGCCGGTGGCGCTGGGCATTGCCGCTGCGTTTGGCGGGAGTGCGCTGGCGACATGGCGCGGCGAAGGCGACGTGTATTTCGACTCGGTGACGATGTTCATCTTTCTGCTGCTGTGCAGCCGTTACCTGGAGCTGGCGGCGCGGCGCAAGGCGGCGTCGGCGCTGGACAAGCTGCAGCAGTCGCTGCCGGCGTCGGCGCTGCGCATGGACGCTTATCCGCATGCCGGCACCCAACTCGTGGCCGCGGCGCAACTGTGCGCAGGCGATGTCATCCTGGTGCGGCCGGGCGAGGCGCTGGCGGCCGATTGCATCGTGCTCGACGGCGTGTCCTCGGTGGACTTGTCCCTGCTGACCGGTGAAAGCCGTCCCGTACACAAAGGCGTCGGCGACTTCGTTCCCGGCGGCGCCGTCAACATCGCGCAAGCCCTGACCGCCAAAGTCGTGCGCACCGCCGGCGATAGCACGCTGTCGGTACTGGTCGGGCTGGTCAACCGGGCCGGCCAGGCCAAGCCGAAACTGGCGCTGTGGGCAGATCGCGTGGCCGCATGGTTCGTGGCGGCGCTGCTGTTGTTTGCGGTCGCGGTGTTTTGTGCGTGGTACGCGGTCGATCCGGCCCGCGCGTGGCCGGTGGCGATTGCCGTGCTGGTGGTGTCCTGTCCCTGCGCCTTGTCGCTGGCGACGCCCACGGCGCTGGCGGCGGCGACCGACCGCCTGCTGCGGCAAGGCATCCTGGCGGTGCAGCCGCACGTGCTGGAGACATTGCATCGCGCCACGCATATCGTTTTCGACAAGACCGGCACGCTGACCGCAGGCAAGCCGACGCTGCAGGACCTCGTGACGCTGGGGACGTTGCCGCCGGACGATTGCCTGCGCATCGCCGCCGCGATGGAGCGCTCCAGTACGCATCCGCTGGCGCTGACCATCGTGCAGGCAGCCGCCGACCAGCAACTGCACGGCATTCCAGAGACAAGCGCGCTGCGCCACGCCGCCGGCCAGGGAGTCGAAGCGACGGTGGACGGGGTGACGTACCGGCTCGGCAATTTCGCCTTCGTGCATGCACTGATTCCGACGGCCTCGACCATGCCGGCCGCCGATGCCGATGAGCAGGCCGAAGCCAGCTATGTGTTCCTGGCGTCGGGCAAAGGCTGGCTGGCGCGCTTCGACATCGCCGACGCCTTGCGGCCGGAAGCGCAAGCGGTGGTCGCGCATTTCCAGCGGCTGGGCAAGAGCCTGGTGCTGCTCAGCGGCGACCGCCACGATGTGGCGCAACGCGTGGCCGACCGGCTGGGGATTCCGACTGCGCTCGGCGATTGCCTGCCGGAGAGCAAGTTGTCCTTCGTGCAAGGATTGCAGCGGGGCGGTGCGATTGTTGCAATGGTGGGCGACGGCGTCAACGACGCCGCCGTACTGCGCGCCGCCGATGTGTCCTTCGCGATGGGTAGCGGCGCCGCGCTGGCGCAGACTAACGCCGATTGCGTGCTGCTGTCGGGGCAACTGTCGGCATTGTGCGAATCCGACCGCGTCGCCGCGAAGACGCTGGCGGTGATTCGCCAGAATCTGGCCTGGGCCACGCTCTACAACGCGGTGGCGATTCCGGCGGCGGCGCTGGGCTGGATCAATCCGTGGCTGTCGGGCGTGGGCATGTCGCTGAGTTCGGTGGTGGTGGTGCTCAACGCAGTGCGCCTGCGCCGGACCGGGAAGGGAGGCTGAGCATGGAAGCGCTCTATCTGCTGGTGCCGCTCAGCATCGCCATCGTGTTCGCGGCGATCTGGCTGTTCTTCCGCATGTCCGACGACGGCCAGTTCGATGACCTGGTGAGCCCGGGCTGGCGGATTTTGCAGGATGACGATCGTGCTGCGGCCAGTGAAAATCCCGCCGATACCGGAACAGTACCAGACTGATCGCCTGCCTTTTGATGCACATCAAGGACAACCGCGCTCCATAAAACTACTCTCCCATCATCAAGGTCGTGCGCGCACAGCAGGCACGGCACAATTCCGGGAGAGGGTGTGGACAGAGAACTCAATTACAACTACAGGATCGTGAAGCAGTTCACGATCGCCACCGTGGTGTGGGGCGTCATCGGCATGCTTGCCGGCGTCTTCATTGCAGCGCAGCTGGCGTGGCCGGCGCTCAACTTCGATATTCCGTGGCTGACCTACGGTCGCCTGCGGCCGCTGCACACCAATGCGGTGATCTTCGCGTTTGGCATCTGCGGCCTGTTCGCGACTTCGTACTACGTCGTGCAACGTACCTGCCAGGTCCGGCTGTTTTCGGACAAGCTGGCAGAATTCACGTTCTGGGGCTGGCAACTCGTCCTGGTTTCAGCCGCGATTACCTTGCCGATGGGCTTCACGCGCGGCAAGGAGTATGCCGAGCTGGAATGGCCCATCGCCTTGCTGATCACCGTGGTCTGGGTGACGTATGCCGTGGTGTTCTTCGGCACGCTCATCAAGCGCAAGGTCAGGCACATCTATGTCGCCAACTGGTTCTTCGGCGCCTACATCATCGCGGTGGCGCTGCTGCACGTCGTCAACGGCGCCAGCATGCCGGTGTCGATGTGGAAGTCGTACTCGGCCTACGCCGGCGTACAGGACGCCATGATCCAGTGGTGGTACGGCCATAACGCGGTCGGCTTCATCCTGACCGCCGGCTATCTCGGCATGGTCTACTACTTCATCCCCAAGCAGGCTGAACGTCCGGTGTATTCGTACCGGCTGTCCATCGTGCACTTCTGGGCGCTGATTTTCACTTACATGTGGGCCGGTCCGCACCATCTGCATTACACCGCGTTGCCGGACTGGACGCAGTCGATCGGCATGGTGTTCTCGCTGATTCTGCTGGCGCCGTCGTGGGGCGGCATGATCAACGGCATCATGACGCTGTCGGGTGCGTGGCACAAACTGCGTTCCGATCCGCTGCTGAAGTTCATGATCGTGTCGCTGTCTTTCTACGGCATGGCGACGTTTGAAGGCCCGATGATGTCGATCAAGACCGTCAACGCCTTGTCGCACTACACCGACTGGGGCATTGCCCACGTCCACTCGGGTGCGCTGGGCTGGGTCGGGTTCATCACCATGGGTTCGATCTATTACCTGATTCCGCGCATGTCCGGCAAACGCGAGATGTGGAGCGTGCGCCTGGTCGACCTGCATTTCTGGGTGGCCACCATCGGCGTGGTGCTGTACATCGCCTCGATGTGGATCGCCGGCGTGATGCAGGGCCTGATGTGGCGCGCGGTCAATGCCGACGGCACGCTGACCTATACCTTTGCGGAAGGCGTCAAGGCGACCTATCCCTACTACGTGATCCGCTTCACCGGCGGCCTGCTGTACCTGGCCGGCATGGTGATGATGGCTTACAACACCTTCAGGACCATGCGGGACGGGCAGCCGGTTGAAGCGCGCATCCCTGTATTGGCAACCACCCACGCATGAGCAGGAGCATCGAATGAAATTTTCCCATGAATGGATCGAAAAGAATCCCTGGCTTCTCATCGCGCTGGTGGTGCTGGTGGTCAGCGTCGGCGGGCTGGTGGAAATCGTGCCGCTGTTCTTCCAGCGCTCGACCACCGAACCGGTCGCGGGCTTGAAACCTTATTCGCCGCTGCGTCTCGCCGGCCGCGACGTCTACATCCGCGAAGGCTGCTACAACTGCCACTCGCAGATGATCCGGCCGTTCCGCGCCGAGACCGAGCGCTACGGCCACTACTCGGTGGCGGGCGAGTTTGTCTACGACCATCCGTTCCAGTGGGGCTCCAAGCGCACCGGTCCGGACCTGGCGCGCGTGGGGGCCCGTTACAGCGATGAATGGCATCGCATCCATCTGAACAATCCGCGCGATGTGGTACCCGAATCCAACATGCCCGGTTATCCGTGGCTGGCCAAGACCAAGCTGGATCCGAAGAGCATCGCACCCAAGATGCGCGCCCTGCATCGCCTGGGGGTGCCATACACGGATGAAGAGATCAAGGCGGCGCCGGATGAACTGGCCGACAAGACCGAGGAAGACGCTCTGATCGCGTACCTGCAAGGCCTCGGCACGCAAATCAAGACAAGAAACTAGGGGAAACACATGGGTATCGACAATTTCACGAT is a window of Herbaspirillum hiltneri N3 DNA encoding:
- a CDS encoding heavy metal translocating P-type ATPase, giving the protein MIAVERGVVDAACFHCGLPVAPASSWRVTIAGVERAMCCPGCEAVAQSIVDNGFSDYYGTREGFAATAAAQDLVPPELQFYDSEPPDHDAGASAGADTNADTDISETDYTVSNIRCAACIWLIERRLARLPGVYSAQVNAVSERLQVRRDARICKTSDILAALRAIGYAAYPYDPVQHGEQLERSRKTLFRQLFIAGLSMMQVMMYAVPAYLAGEGGMDADMAGLMRWAGLLLTLPALVYSAQPFFRGAWRDIRNCAPGMDVPVALGIAAAFGGSALATWRGEGDVYFDSVTMFIFLLLCSRYLELAARRKAASALDKLQQSLPASALRMDAYPHAGTQLVAAAQLCAGDVILVRPGEALAADCIVLDGVSSVDLSLLTGESRPVHKGVGDFVPGGAVNIAQALTAKVVRTAGDSTLSVLVGLVNRAGQAKPKLALWADRVAAWFVAALLLFAVAVFCAWYAVDPARAWPVAIAVLVVSCPCALSLATPTALAAATDRLLRQGILAVQPHVLETLHRATHIVFDKTGTLTAGKPTLQDLVTLGTLPPDDCLRIAAAMERSSTHPLALTIVQAAADQQLHGIPETSALRHAAGQGVEATVDGVTYRLGNFAFVHALIPTASTMPAADADEQAEASYVFLASGKGWLARFDIADALRPEAQAVVAHFQRLGKSLVLLSGDRHDVAQRVADRLGIPTALGDCLPESKLSFVQGLQRGGAIVAMVGDGVNDAAVLRAADVSFAMGSGAALAQTNADCVLLSGQLSALCESDRVAAKTLAVIRQNLAWATLYNAVAIPAAALGWINPWLSGVGMSLSSVVVVLNAVRLRRTGKGG
- the ccoS gene encoding cbb3-type cytochrome oxidase assembly protein CcoS, producing the protein MEALYLLVPLSIAIVFAAIWLFFRMSDDGQFDDLVSPGWRILQDDDRAAASENPADTGTVPD
- the ccoN gene encoding cytochrome-c oxidase, cbb3-type subunit I, whose product is MDRELNYNYRIVKQFTIATVVWGVIGMLAGVFIAAQLAWPALNFDIPWLTYGRLRPLHTNAVIFAFGICGLFATSYYVVQRTCQVRLFSDKLAEFTFWGWQLVLVSAAITLPMGFTRGKEYAELEWPIALLITVVWVTYAVVFFGTLIKRKVRHIYVANWFFGAYIIAVALLHVVNGASMPVSMWKSYSAYAGVQDAMIQWWYGHNAVGFILTAGYLGMVYYFIPKQAERPVYSYRLSIVHFWALIFTYMWAGPHHLHYTALPDWTQSIGMVFSLILLAPSWGGMINGIMTLSGAWHKLRSDPLLKFMIVSLSFYGMATFEGPMMSIKTVNALSHYTDWGIAHVHSGALGWVGFITMGSIYYLIPRMSGKREMWSVRLVDLHFWVATIGVVLYIASMWIAGVMQGLMWRAVNADGTLTYTFAEGVKATYPYYVIRFTGGLLYLAGMVMMAYNTFRTMRDGQPVEARIPVLATTHA
- the ccoO gene encoding cytochrome-c oxidase, cbb3-type subunit II; the protein is MKFSHEWIEKNPWLLIALVVLVVSVGGLVEIVPLFFQRSTTEPVAGLKPYSPLRLAGRDVYIREGCYNCHSQMIRPFRAETERYGHYSVAGEFVYDHPFQWGSKRTGPDLARVGARYSDEWHRIHLNNPRDVVPESNMPGYPWLAKTKLDPKSIAPKMRALHRLGVPYTDEEIKAAPDELADKTEEDALIAYLQGLGTQIKTRN